A part of Acipenser ruthenus chromosome 12, fAciRut3.2 maternal haplotype, whole genome shotgun sequence genomic DNA contains:
- the LOC131740096 gene encoding uncharacterized protein LOC131740096: protein MDVESSHSNEDLNDIQEFIEEHLISHQEEVIEHPPMLIPLSPTIIPLSPTFFLDSQNDTIPGHSISLELPCDLIVPEDFLNNFSVITEKPEKAEYIEDSELLEQYFKTSFSDLASDSELSKKVPENSERNDVAGTSEEGQVIHAYTPLEHPNRPQKSAKRPLKKRPTRRTLLVESESSEDDTSFSRDPKSKRPRKFSERFHASLQARGTPTVSKVSQRLKPTIPSTSTTARYHSAELLKHVHMTIEQIIYRHPAIRALVSDPEVAQNIQTLITLLKTLGFLKQ from the exons ATGGACGTTGAATCAAGCCACAGCAATGAGGATCTAAACG atatccaggaatttattgaagaacatttaatttcacaccaGGAGGAAGTAATTGAGCATCCTCCTATGCTCATTCCCCTCTCACCTACAATCATTCCATTGTCCCCGACATTTTTTTTGGATAGTCAGAATG ATACAATCCCAGGGCACAGCATTTCCCTTGAGCTACCGTGCGATCTAATCGTGCCTgaggactttttaaataatttctcagtGATAACAGAAAAGCCGGAAA AAGCTGAATATATTGAAGATTCTGAGCTTTTGGAACAGTACTTCAAGACATCCTTCAGTGATCTAGCGTCAGACTCCGAATTGTCTAAAA aagtTCCTGAAAATTCCGAAAGGAACGACGTGGCCGGTACTTCGGAGGAGGGCCAGGTTATACATGCGTATACCCCCTTGGAGCATCCCAATAGAcctcaaaaatctgcaaaaagacctctcaaaa aacggCCCACTAGACGTACACTTCTTGTGGAAAGCGAATCTTCCGAGGACGACACCTCCTTCAGCAGAGACCCAAAGTCTAAAAGGCCGCGTAAATTTTCCGAAAGGTTTCATGCTTCACTACAAGCAAGAGGCACCCCCACAGTCTCCAAAGTATCACAAAGGCTAAAACCTACGATCCCCTCAACTTCAACTACTGCTAGGTATCACAGCGCTGAGCTATTGAAACATGTACATATGACTATAGAGCAGATCATTTACAGACATCCTGCTATAAGGGCCCTAGTTTCTGACCCAGAAGTGGCtcagaatatacaaacattaattaccctattgaaaacgctgggttttttaaaacaataa